In Elephas maximus indicus isolate mEleMax1 chromosome 4, mEleMax1 primary haplotype, whole genome shotgun sequence, a genomic segment contains:
- the LOC126076426 gene encoding olfactory receptor 6C2-like, producing the protein MRNRSAITTFIILGLTDDPQLQILVFIFLFITYMLSIIGNLTIIFLILVDSHLKTAMYLFLQNFSFLEISFTRACVPPYLHIISTGNRTITIKACFSQIFFIVLFGATEFFLLAVMSYDRYVAICKPLHYVTIVNSRVCRILILCCWVSGLLIILPPLGLSLHLEFCDFVIDHFVCDPLPLLKNSCSDTRFIEQLVRVCAVLTFIMTLMCVVLSYIYIIKTILRLPSVQQRKKAFSTCSSHMIVVSIFYGSCIFMYIKPSSKGEVAINKAVSLLTTSVAPLLNPFIYTLRNKQVKQSFKDILKRSAFFSKK; encoded by the coding sequence ATGAGAAACCGGTCAGCAATAACAACATTCATCATACTGGGACTGACAGATGACCCACAACTACAGATTCTGGTTTTCATCTTTCTGTTTATCACATATATGTTAAGTATAATTGGGAATCTGActattatttttctcatcttgGTGGATTCTCATCTAAAAACAGCCATGtatctttttcttcaaaatttctcCTTTTTAGAAATCTCATTCACGAGAGCATGCGTCCCCCCATATCTGCACATCATATCAACTGGGAATAGAACTATCACCATCAAAGCATGCTTCAGTCAGATATTTTTTATTGTCCTCTTTGGAGCTACAGAATTTTTTCTCTTGGCTgtcatgtcctatgaccgctatgtggccatctgcaaacccCTGCATTATGTGACCATCGTGAATAGCAGAGTCTGCAGGATTCTCATTCTCTGCTGTTGGGTGTCTGGCTTATTGATTATTCTTCCACCACTTGGTTTGAGCCTCCATCTGGAATTTTGTGACTTTGTCATTGACCATTTTGTCTGTGATCCGCTTCCATTACTGAAGAATTCATGTTCAGATACACGGTTCATAGAGCAGCTGGTTAGAGTCTGTGCTGTGCTGACCTTCATAATGACACTTATGTGTGTAGTCCTGTCTTACATATATATCATTAAGACCATTCTAAGATTGCCCTCTGTCCAGCAAAGGAAAAAAGCCTTTTCTACCTGTTCTTCCCACATGATTGTGGTTTCTATCTTCTACGGCAgctgtatatttatgtatattaaaCCTTCGTCAAAGGGTGAAGTGGCCATAAATAAGGCAGTTTCTCTGCTCACTACATCTGTAGCCCCTTTGTTGAACCCCTTCATTTACACCCTGAGAAACAAACAAGTGAAGCAGTCTTTCAAGGACATCCTCAAAAGATCtgcatttttttcaaagaaatag